Sequence from the Elusimicrobiota bacterium genome:
ACGATAGCACCGACATAACTTTCATACAAATCAGCACCCATACCGGCAACATCGCCAACATTATCGCCGACATTATCTGCAATCACTGCGGGATTACGCGGGTCATCTTCAGGAATACCGGCTTCTACTTTACCGACGAGGTCTGCGCCAACATCTGCGGCTTTGGTATAGATACCACCACCAACACGGGCAAAAAGCGCAACTGACGACGCACCCATTGAAAATCCCGCTATGAGTTGCGTTGCCTCCAAAATTGCATTAAAAAGGTCAGGATGATGTTTTAAGCCGTGCCAGATAAAAACCAGATAGACAACCGACAAACCAAAAAGCCCAAGAGATACGACAGACATCCCCATAACCGAACCCCCAGGAAATGCGATATCAATCGCCTCGCCAACCGATTTTACAGATGCCTGTGCAGTTCTGCTATTTGACGAAGTGGCTATTTTCATCCCGATATATCCCGCAAGTATTGAACAAACGGCTCCGGTAACAAAAGCCACTGCGGTTTTTTTCGTAACACCGGCAAAGATGATGACCGCAAGAATAAGCACGAAAATACATATGAATTTGTACTCTCGCGCTAAAAACGCCATCGCACCGTCCTGAATGGATTTAGAAATCGCAATCATCTTTTCACTACCGGGGTCTTTCTTCAAAATTCTATTCGCAAGATAACCGACAAACGCCAGTCCAACCAATCCCGAAACCAACCCCACCCAGACGCTTGTTAAATCACCGAATAAACCTATCATAACCGCTACCTCCTTAATATAACATATACAAGATATACAAAATAACATGTAAAGAAAAACACGCCTTCTTTTTTCGCTAGTATTTTTTCTTTCTTGAAAAATATCACGCCCATAAAAAGCAATGTGAACAAAAGCATAAGTAAGCTATCAATAAAAAACCAGCCGTAAATTTTTAGCGGTCTGATAAGTCCTGAAACACCGAGTATAAAAAGAATGTTGAAAATATTGCTGCCTAAAATGTTACCGAGTGCGATACCGCTGTTTTTTCTTTTCCATGCGATTATTGAAGCGACGAGTTCTGGAAGCGAAGTCCCGTTGGAAATGACGACAATTGCGATAAGCGAAACGGGAATACCTAAACATTTTGCAAAACTAACAGAATTTGTGACGGTTATTTCGCCACCGAGCCACAAAAGAAAAATACCGGATATTATGTGAAATATACTTTTTGACAGCGGGACAGTGGCAGTAGCTTTTTCGTTGCTTGTTTTGAAATCCCGGTAATCGCCGAGCGCATGCTTTATGAGATAATACATAAAATACGAAAAACAGGCAAGGAAAATAACAGCATCGATGCGGCTGATTTGAGACGAGCTTAGTCCGGCTAAAATAAAAACTACCGAAGCAAATATCGCAAACGGTGTATCTCTGGAGATAATTTTTTTATCCACTGCAAGCGGATTTAAAAATCCCGCTATACCGAGAACCAGCGCTATGTTGTGAATGTTGGCGCCTACTATATTGCCGAGATTTATTTCCGACTGCCCGCCGATTGCGGAAATGATGTTCACTACAAGTTCAGGGGTGCTCGTGCCGAATGCAACGATTGTTAAGCCGACGATAATTTCGGAAATACCGTATTTTTCAGCAACCTCCACAGCGCCTTTAACAAGCAGGTTAGCGCCGTAAACCAGAACTGCAAGACCCGTTATTATCAATACACTTGACAAAACCATAAAATTTAATTTTTGCCACTGAATTTCACAGAAACTCACAGAGTATTCTGTTAAGTTTTTTGCTTTCAGTGTTATTCTGTGTATTTCTGTGGCTGTCTTTTAATCCTGTAAATCCTGTCGGAATCTTTTTTTCAGCCGACTGAAGGCGGGTATAAATCTTTTTACCTTTAACCTTTTCCCTTTTCCCTTTAACCTGCTTTTTTATTCTCGCCTGTTGAATACATTCATTGCTTTTTGCACTCCCGCTTCAATAAAAACTGAAACCGCTTCCGAGGCCCGTGAAATTACCGGTTTCATTTTTTTTAATTCATCTTTCGTAAAATCTGATAAGACAAAATCAACCGGGTTTATGTTTTCAGGCGGCCGACCGATGCCGATTCTCAGCCGACAGAACTCGTCTGTACCAACTGCATCAATTATGGATTGAACACCGTTATGACCCGCAGAAGAACCGCCTTTTTTTATCTGGATACGACCGAACTCTATGTCAAGGTCATCATGCACGACGAGCATATCGTTATGGTCGGGATTGTACTTCTTTATCAGTGGCATTATTGCAGAACCGCTTTTGTTCACAAAAAGAACTGGTTTTATAAGCAGAAAATCATCACATAAAAATATCAATACCCGTTCTTTGTATTCTTTCCATTTCAAGGATTCGCTGGCGGCAAAAGTATTAAGAACCGCAAAACCAATGTTGTGTCTTGTCGCAGAATATTTTTTTCCGGGATTCCCGAGCCCGATGATAAACTTAAAGGCGTTCATATGTTCTTGTGTTCATATGTTCACGAGTTCACTTCTTCTCTGGTTTTTCTTCCTTCTTGGGAGTTGCTATTTCTTTTTTCGGTTCAACAGGTTTGCCTTCTGCTGCGAGTTCTACTTCCTCTTCTTCTACTTTCTTGCCTTTACCAATCACCTCGGGCTCTCCAGCAGTTTCTACAGGCGCACCAGGTGCAACTTCTTCAAGGATTGTTGGTGAAACAATGTTGACAACTATCTGGTCAGCAGCGACAAGTAGTTCTATATTTTCAGGCAGTATTAAATCTTTTACAAGAACTGTCTGTCCTGTTTCAAGATTAGAAATATCCACACTGATTTTTTCAGGTATTTCGGTAGGCAGGCATTTTATTTTAAGTTCTCTGATGATATGGTCACATACACCACCTGCCTTTACGCCGGGCGATTCACCAACTAATACTACTGGTATCGCAACCTCTATTTTTTTCTCCATACTTACCAGATAAAAATCTATATGACTGATTTTTCGTGTAACTACATTTTTTTGTATCTCTTTTATCAGAACCGTTTTAGCCGATTTATCAGGTAGCAAAAGGTTGATAATCGCATTGTAGCCGGCTTTCGCAACCAACGAAACAAACTGATTTGCGTTGATTGTTAATGTTATGTTTTCGTTGCTTCCATAAAGAACCGCTGGAATTTTTCCAGAAGCCCTTAACTGTTTTATTCGCCCTTTTGATAACTCTGTTCTCAACTCTGCGTTTAGTTCAATCTTTTCCATCGTCGCTTTGCTCCTTTAATTATTCAAACAATTTAGAAACTGACCGGCTTTCGTGTATTCTCAAAATAGCCTCAGCTAAAAGTTTACCAATTGATAATACCTTTATTTTTCGGCTGCGTTTCTTGATATGAATTGAGTTTGTAACTACAACTTCTTTAATGTTTGATTTCTCTATTTTTTTATATGCATTACCTGCAAAAATGCCATGTGCAGCCGCCGCATAGATATCAGTCGCACCACCTTCTTTAAGTGTTGTCGCTGTATTAACAAGTGTACCACCGGTATCAATCATATCGTCTAAAATTATAACATTTTTGGCTTTAACATCGCCGATAATATTCATAATTGCGGCTTCGTCAGGTGTGATACGCCTTTTATCAATAATAGCAAGCCCAGCTTTCATCCGTTTTGCAAACGACCGAGCCCGTTCTACGCCACCGGCATCAGGTGAAACCACAACGACATTTTTGAGTTTTTTCTTTGCAAAATAATCTACCAAAACAGGTCTGACAAATAGATGGTCAACCGGTATATCAAAAAAGCCTTGAATCTGGCTTGCGTGCAGGTCAAGTGTAAGCACTCTGTTGACACCAGCGGTTGTAATCAAATTAGCAACCAGTTTTGCACTGATAGGCACTCGTGGCTCGGCTTTTCTGTCCTGCCGAGAATAACCATAATAAGGTATTACTGCGGTGATTCGTTCAGCAGATGCACGCCGTAATGCATCAATAATTATAAGGAGTTCCATCAGGTTTTCATTCGCAGGTGAAGAAACCGGCTGAATTACAAAAGTATCACAGCCACGCACATTCTCAGTTATTTTTACACTAACTTCACCATCAGGAAACCGACCGACTTCAATACTGCCTGGCCTGATTTTCAAGAAACTACATATCTCTTTTGCCAATTCCGTATTAGCGGTCCCGCTGAAAACTTTTAATTTAGCGTCTATCACTGTTTCTACCTCCTTCTTGCTTTTTGAAGTTTCTCGGATAAAATTGGCGACGATAAATGACTTCTGGATTCGTCTTTACCCCCGATTTTCCTGTTTTAAATCCCCATATTTCCCCTTTTTCCAAAAGGGGAATCATTTGGCGAACTTTATACTCATCTGAATAAAAATTTTCTTTTTTTTATAATCTGGCGTTCACGCGCGATTGCGAGTTTGTTATTAGGCACATCTTCAGTAATTGTTGAGCCAGCGGCAATCAGGACACCTTTACCAATTTTGATAGGTGCTATTAAGTTTGTATTACTGCCTACAAATGTATTATCACCTATTTCAGTTTTATGTTTATTTTTGCCATCATAATTACAAGTGATTGTCCCGGCACCGATATTTATGTTTCTGCCAAGGTGTGAATCACCGATATAAGACAGATGCGAAACTTTTGTATTTTCACCGATGTATGATTTTTTGATTTCAGAAAAATTACCGATACGCGAACGGGCACAGATTTTTGTTTCGCGTCTTATATGCGAAAACGGGCCGATTTTTACATCCTCAGCAATTTCAGCACCATAAACAAATGATGCACGGATTTCTACCTTTTTGCTAATTGAGCAATCTTCAATATAACTGAACGGACCGAGCATACAGCCACTTTTTATTTTTGTTTTACCTTTAATAATTGTAGACGGCAGAATTGTTGTGTCTTTATCTATTGATACTGTCTCGTCAATATAAGTTGTTTGCGGGTCAATAATCGTTACACCTGATAACATTAATTTATCCAGAATTTGTTTTCTCAAAATCTGTTCTGCATTGGCTAATTCTACTCTGTTATTTATACCCATAATCTCACTCCCGGTATCGACTGGACAGGCTATAATTTTTTTGTTTGATTGTTTAAGGATTGATATAACATCTGTCAGATAATACTCGCCTTTTACATTCTTATTTTTTATTCTTTTTAATGCTGAAAAAAGTTCAACTGTATTAAAAACATATATACCTGTATTTATCTCGTTAATTTTTTTGAGTCCGCCAGATGCATCTTTTTCTTCTACTATTGAAACTACATTACCATTTCTATCCCGAACGATCCTGCCATAACCAAATGGCTGTTTAAGTTTGCAGGTTAGTATTGTGCAATCTGCATTATTTTGTTGATGAACTTTTAGCAGTTTCTGGAGCGTTGCTTTTTTCAGCAGTGGCACATCACCACATAGAATAACTATACTACCTGTAAAATTTCGCAAACAGGTTTCTGCTTTTTTTACTGCATCACCAGAGCCTAACTGTTTTTTTTGGGTCACTAAAATCAGGTTCCTGCCTGTTAGTTCTGCCTGTATAGATTCTGCCTTGTGTCCTATTACAACTATTATTTTTTGGAAAAGTGGCGACAATCCTTCCACAGTATCAACTACTCTGCTAATAATCGTTTTACCGAGCAGATTATGTAATACTTTTGGTGTGGCTGATTTGAACCTTGTGCCTTCACCAGCCGCAAGAATAATAGCAACTGTGTTTTTCATATACGCAGATTGCCTGCCCGGGCTGGATTCGAACCAACGATGGCGGCTCCAAAGGCCGCTGCCTTACCGCTTGGCTACCGGGCAAGTTTGAAAAATTCCGCACTTGTCATTGCAAGAACTTTTTCTATTTCTATCAATTTTGCTGTTTTCTCATTCCGGTATTTTATCTCTGCTTTATTTTCTTTAACTGTTTTTTCAGAAACGGTTATACGGATAGGAATCCCTAATAAATCCGCATCTTTAAACTTTACACCAGCTCGTTCATCGCGATCGTCTAAAATTACATCCATTTTTTTGGAGAGTTCCGTATAGATTTTATCGCTTACTTCTTTTACTTTACTATCATAATTTACAGGTATTATTATCGCCTGATATGGTGCAATTGCTTTATTCCATATTATTCCGTTTTCATCATTAGATTGTTCAATTGCAGCGGCAACAATTCGTGATACACCTATTCCGTAACAACACATCACAAAAAGATTCTGTTTGCCTTTTTCATCCAGAAAAGTCGCATTCATTGACTTGGAATATTTTGTGCCAAGTTTGAATGTATGCCCGACTTCTATCCCGCGTGAAAATTTTAAGGGTTGTTTTTTACAGCGTGGACAGATATCGTCTTTTTTTACCTTTCTTAAATCAGCAATTTCAGTTGGCTTGTAATCTCTGCCGATATTTATGTTTTTTAAGTGATAGTCCTTTTTGTTGGCACCGGAAATTGCGTTGACGATATTTTCTACTGAATAGTCAGCAACAAGCGGATAGCGGATAGCGGATAGCGGATAGTGAACGGGGCCGGCGAAGCCAACGGGTGCGTTTGTGATTTTTTCAACAGTTTGAGCGTCTGCAAGGATAAGTTCATTACATTTCAGCAAACTTGTTAATTTGGCTTCATTTATCTCGTAATCGCCTCTGACAAGCACTATCACAGTTTTTTTATCAGCAAGATAAACAAGCGTTTTTATAAACTTCTCAGGTTTCTCATCCAGAAATTTCCCAACTTCTTCAACCGTTTTCATATTCGGTGTATGAACCTCTTCCAAATCTCGTGAACTCGTGAACTCGTGAACTCGTGAACTGTCTCTTATACATTCCGCTTTTTCTACATTTGCACCGTAGCCACATTCACAGGAAACTATCTCTTCTTCGCCAGTATCTGCTAATACCATAAACTCGTGCGAAAACGAGCCACCAATCGCGCCGGTTGTTGCTTCAACCACACGAAACTTACCCCCCTTCCCCCCCTTACTCCCCCCAAATCCACAGCGTTCACAGATTTTTGAATATGCATCATAAACTAATTTATAGTAGCGTTCTGCATCTTCTTCGGTTGCATGAAACGAGTATGCATCTTTCATATAGAACTCTTTAGCACGCATCACACCAAACCGAGGTCGGATTTCATCTCTGAATTTCGTCTGGAACTGGTAAAGCATAAGCGGGGAGGGGGTAAGTTGCCTGTAAGACCGAACCTCTTTTCGGACAATATCTGTGATGATTTCTTCGTGTGTAGGCCCGAGACAGAACTCTCGTTCAGCACGGTCTTTGATACGAAAAAGTTCGTTACCATAGAGTTCCCATCTGCCGGTTTCTTCCCACAAATCCTTCGGTAAAAGTGCAGGTAGTAAAAGTTCCTGCCCGCCAATAGCGTTCATTTCTTCTCGGATGATTTGTTCAACCTTTTTCAGAACTTTCAGTCCAAGCGGGAACCACTCGTA
This genomic interval carries:
- a CDS encoding calcium/sodium antiporter, with amino-acid sequence MVLSSVLIITGLAVLVYGANLLVKGAVEVAEKYGISEIIVGLTIVAFGTSTPELVVNIISAIGGQSEINLGNIVGANIHNIALVLGIAGFLNPLAVDKKIISRDTPFAIFASVVFILAGLSSSQISRIDAVIFLACFSYFMYYLIKHALGDYRDFKTSNEKATATVPLSKSIFHIISGIFLLWLGGEITVTNSVSFAKCLGIPVSLIAIVVISNGTSLPELVASIIAWKRKNSGIALGNILGSNIFNILFILGVSGLIRPLKIYGWFFIDSLLMLLFTLLFMGVIFFKKEKILAKKEGVFFFTCYFVYLVYVILRR
- a CDS encoding proline--tRNA ligase, producing MKYSQAFIPTVKETPSDADTISQKLMLKAGLIRKLSSGIYEWFPLGLKVLKKVEQIIREEMNAIGGQELLLPALLPKDLWEETGRWELYGNELFRIKDRAEREFCLGPTHEEIITDIVRKEVRSYRQLTPSPLMLYQFQTKFRDEIRPRFGVMRAKEFYMKDAYSFHATEEDAERYYKLVYDAYSKICERCGFGGSKGGKGGKFRVVEATTGAIGGSFSHEFMVLADTGEEEIVSCECGYGANVEKAECIRDSSRVHEFTSSRDLEEVHTPNMKTVEEVGKFLDEKPEKFIKTLVYLADKKTVIVLVRGDYEINEAKLTSLLKCNELILADAQTVEKITNAPVGFAGPVHYPLSAIRYPLVADYSVENIVNAISGANKKDYHLKNINIGRDYKPTEIADLRKVKKDDICPRCKKQPLKFSRGIEVGHTFKLGTKYSKSMNATFLDEKGKQNLFVMCCYGIGVSRIVAAAIEQSNDENGIIWNKAIAPYQAIIIPVNYDSKVKEVSDKIYTELSKKMDVILDDRDERAGVKFKDADLLGIPIRITVSEKTVKENKAEIKYRNEKTAKLIEIEKVLAMTSAEFFKLAR
- a CDS encoding ribose-phosphate pyrophosphokinase, encoding MIDAKLKVFSGTANTELAKEICSFLKIRPGSIEVGRFPDGEVSVKITENVRGCDTFVIQPVSSPANENLMELLIIIDALRRASAERITAVIPYYGYSRQDRKAEPRVPISAKLVANLITTAGVNRVLTLDLHASQIQGFFDIPVDHLFVRPVLVDYFAKKKLKNVVVVSPDAGGVERARSFAKRMKAGLAIIDKRRITPDEAAIMNIIGDVKAKNVIILDDMIDTGGTLVNTATTLKEGGATDIYAAAAHGIFAGNAYKKIEKSNIKEVVVTNSIHIKKRSRKIKVLSIGKLLAEAILRIHESRSVSKLFE
- the pth gene encoding aminoacyl-tRNA hydrolase, whose translation is MNAFKFIIGLGNPGKKYSATRHNIGFAVLNTFAASESLKWKEYKERVLIFLCDDFLLIKPVLFVNKSGSAIMPLIKKYNPDHNDMLVVHDDLDIEFGRIQIKKGGSSAGHNGVQSIIDAVGTDEFCRLRIGIGRPPENINPVDFVLSDFTKDELKKMKPVISRASEAVSVFIEAGVQKAMNVFNRRE
- the glmU gene encoding bifunctional UDP-N-acetylglucosamine diphosphorylase/glucosamine-1-phosphate N-acetyltransferase GlmU, whose protein sequence is MKNTVAIILAAGEGTRFKSATPKVLHNLLGKTIISRVVDTVEGLSPLFQKIIVVIGHKAESIQAELTGRNLILVTQKKQLGSGDAVKKAETCLRNFTGSIVILCGDVPLLKKATLQKLLKVHQQNNADCTILTCKLKQPFGYGRIVRDRNGNVVSIVEEKDASGGLKKINEINTGIYVFNTVELFSALKRIKNKNVKGEYYLTDVISILKQSNKKIIACPVDTGSEIMGINNRVELANAEQILRKQILDKLMLSGVTIIDPQTTYIDETVSIDKDTTILPSTIIKGKTKIKSGCMLGPFSYIEDCSISKKVEIRASFVYGAEIAEDVKIGPFSHIRRETKICARSRIGNFSEIKKSYIGENTKVSHLSYIGDSHLGRNINIGAGTITCNYDGKNKHKTEIGDNTFVGSNTNLIAPIKIGKGVLIAAGSTITEDVPNNKLAIARERQIIKKRKFLFR
- a CDS encoding 50S ribosomal protein L25 — encoded protein: MEKIELNAELRTELSKGRIKQLRASGKIPAVLYGSNENITLTINANQFVSLVAKAGYNAIINLLLPDKSAKTVLIKEIQKNVVTRKISHIDFYLVSMEKKIEVAIPVVLVGESPGVKAGGVCDHIIRELKIKCLPTEIPEKISVDISNLETGQTVLVKDLILPENIELLVAADQIVVNIVSPTILEEVAPGAPVETAGEPEVIGKGKKVEEEEVELAAEGKPVEPKKEIATPKKEEKPEKK